In a single window of the Bacteroidales bacterium genome:
- a CDS encoding OmpA family protein has product MKFYLKIILIAGMAGGTVLQGQNLVPNYSFEKILDFRGKNNSGWHKVQLSDTPDYFNTNKEYPGHSAFEKYYGGIRPKSGEGFIGIFCYRYNSERQIRNVREFVQTGLLEPLIADSLYRIEISLCLEPESNVAIKNFRIYFTSDLLTDYKEYKLLTVKPQVEFAFSSPDCRNSWITFSSFYKSTGDEKFIMLGNFRNDKNTSITKLATPKNKTYKEKWDLVKGEKASYYYMDDIVVEKVTLEKKDTVVSPDNPANKLLTDTISIADIAIDSAVILKNIFFEFNKADLLPESESELQKLYNLLTSHPSVRIRIEGHTDNFGGYDFNLDLSKKRAESVVLYLLNRGIAADRIESAGYSYVFPIASNETAEGRQINRRVAFKLLNK; this is encoded by the coding sequence ATGAAATTCTATTTGAAAATAATCCTTATAGCAGGAATGGCAGGCGGTACAGTTTTACAGGGCCAGAATCTTGTTCCTAATTATTCGTTTGAAAAAATTTTAGACTTCAGGGGTAAAAATAATTCAGGCTGGCATAAAGTACAATTATCAGATACCCCCGATTACTTTAATACTAACAAAGAGTATCCCGGCCATTCTGCTTTTGAAAAATATTACGGAGGAATCAGACCAAAAAGCGGTGAAGGTTTTATCGGTATTTTCTGTTACAGGTACAATTCTGAAAGACAGATCAGAAATGTAAGGGAATTTGTTCAGACCGGGTTGCTTGAACCGTTGATTGCAGATAGCCTTTACAGAATTGAAATTTCATTGTGTCTTGAACCGGAATCCAATGTAGCCATAAAAAATTTCAGGATTTATTTCACTTCTGATTTATTAACTGATTACAAGGAATACAAATTGCTTACAGTAAAGCCGCAGGTTGAATTTGCGTTTTCTTCCCCTGATTGCCGGAATAGCTGGATAACTTTTTCATCGTTCTATAAATCAACCGGTGATGAGAAATTCATTATGCTTGGTAATTTCAGAAATGATAAAAATACTTCCATCACTAAACTGGCAACACCTAAAAATAAAACATATAAGGAAAAATGGGACCTTGTGAAAGGTGAAAAGGCCTCGTATTATTATATGGATGACATCGTTGTTGAAAAAGTAACGCTTGAAAAAAAGGATACTGTTGTATCTCCCGATAATCCAGCCAATAAGTTATTGACTGACACTATAAGTATAGCTGATATTGCGATTGACTCAGCCGTAATCTTAAAAAACATTTTCTTCGAATTTAATAAAGCCGATTTGCTGCCTGAATCAGAAAGTGAACTTCAGAAATTATACAACCTGTTGACTTCTCATCCATCTGTCCGTATAAGAATTGAAGGCCATACCGATAATTTCGGAGGATATGATTTCAACCTGGATCTGTCAAAAAAAAGGGCGGAATCTGTCGTATTGTATCTTTTAAACCGGGGCATTGCTGCCGACAGAATTGAATCAGCTGGGTACAGTTATGTTTTTCCGATTGCATCAAATGAAACTGCTGAAGGAAGACAAATTAACCGAAGGGTCGCCTTTAAGTTACTTAACAAATGA
- a CDS encoding PorP/SprF family type IX secretion system membrane protein — MKLQLKKSVILFLAILLIQIAGTFAQEKSVYKQYYLTPFIVNPAFTGSNYYPGALLSVRRQWVGIPESPATYFLSGNYRIGSYDFYDPKGFVNKGALELKDRMGLGAALYNHNYGPENLLGGNISYAYHVPLSSKYELSFGMSVIANYHSLRSDMLKPDQPDDPYLLNGNDPVFRMNFNLGILLHSNNNYIGFSTVKLLPDANAVNETNEFLPSYYLMAGQKIKINRVLLFEPSITAKKLGDEPISADIYAKLYVNRLHWTSISYSTNGNINIIVAVHVIKMVHAGYSYEYTLGKIGSFNYGTHNIFLGINLGLFQVEGIRTSIIRKI; from the coding sequence ATGAAATTACAATTAAAAAAGTCCGTTATCCTTTTCCTTGCTATTTTGCTAATTCAAATAGCAGGTACATTTGCACAGGAAAAATCAGTTTATAAACAATACTATTTAACACCTTTTATTGTTAACCCTGCTTTTACAGGATCCAATTATTATCCCGGAGCATTGCTTTCGGTGAGAAGACAATGGGTGGGAATTCCTGAATCACCCGCCACCTATTTTCTGAGTGGTAATTACCGGATTGGATCATATGACTTTTACGACCCTAAAGGATTCGTGAATAAAGGTGCATTAGAATTAAAAGACCGTATGGGTCTTGGAGCAGCACTCTACAATCACAATTATGGTCCTGAAAACCTGTTGGGTGGAAATATCTCCTACGCTTACCATGTTCCATTGAGTTCAAAATATGAGCTTTCTTTTGGAATGTCTGTTATAGCCAATTATCATTCGTTGCGTTCAGATATGTTGAAACCGGACCAGCCGGATGATCCCTATCTTCTGAATGGTAATGATCCGGTTTTCAGAATGAATTTTAATCTTGGAATACTTTTACACAGCAACAACAATTATATTGGTTTTTCCACAGTAAAATTACTACCAGATGCCAATGCTGTAAATGAAACCAATGAGTTTCTGCCTTCCTATTATTTAATGGCAGGCCAAAAAATTAAAATCAACAGAGTTTTGCTGTTTGAACCGTCAATTACTGCAAAGAAATTGGGCGATGAACCAATTTCGGCCGATATTTATGCTAAACTTTATGTAAACAGGCTTCACTGGACAAGCATCAGCTATAGTACAAACGGAAACATAAATATAATAGTGGCTGTGCACGTAATTAAAATGGTTCATGCCGGGTATTCTTATGAATATACCCTTGGTAAGATAGGATCGTTTAACTATGGAACACACAACATATTTCTGGGTATCAATCTCGGACTATTTCAGGTTGAAGGTATCCGAACTTCTATAATACGGAAAATATGA
- a CDS encoding gliding motility-associated C-terminal domain-containing protein codes for MKIQKFIISLVGIIILCNPIISQIPTNGLVGFYPFNGNAIDESGNGHNALVSGPVLTTDRCGQADSAYYFDGIDDYMDLMSTFDYPERTVNLWFCADVIDGIERHIYVSDNPYLTNGFSQIKIRELGGLKEIRSSTGVAGPVAEAHAEVKEYEWHMITLTADRDTARHYLDGQFIGKFANSNFTSVRGYESALLGTSRVFDRNYKGKIDDLRIYNRVLTYDEIIALFSLPCNFEITGNQNFCQGEKDVLFSVPYIADLDYEWDYSGTGADLTADKNLLQIDFSENATSGTVSVSVHRAGIRIDQSDLEIHVKELPGDPGIISGPTELCKDDGPYIFSIPEITNALQYEWSFTGNDADLLVNLNSLTLYLYGNASSGSLTVSGINQCGEKTSQAHPLIVKTCDNSSLQINIPNSFSPNGDNVNDVFFIRGLTEGTSVTIFDSNGKTLYSNDNYDNEWTGIDTDGNVLQNGTYWYVIQIPGLNTVLKGFVYIKR; via the coding sequence ATGAAAATACAAAAGTTCATTATAAGCCTGGTAGGGATTATTATTCTATGTAACCCAATAATTTCCCAAATACCTACTAACGGACTTGTTGGTTTTTATCCCTTTAACGGAAATGCAATCGATGAAAGCGGAAATGGCCATAATGCTTTGGTTTCCGGTCCGGTATTAACCACTGATCGATGCGGTCAGGCTGACAGTGCCTATTATTTTGATGGAATCGATGATTATATGGATCTTATGTCAACCTTTGATTATCCTGAGAGAACAGTAAATCTTTGGTTTTGTGCTGATGTTATTGATGGAATTGAGCGTCATATTTACGTGTCGGATAATCCCTATTTAACCAACGGCTTTTCCCAAATTAAAATAAGAGAACTGGGTGGTCTTAAAGAAATCAGATCATCCACAGGTGTAGCTGGTCCGGTGGCTGAAGCGCATGCAGAGGTAAAAGAATATGAATGGCATATGATTACACTGACAGCCGACAGGGATACAGCACGACATTACCTGGATGGCCAATTTATTGGAAAATTTGCCAATTCAAATTTTACTTCAGTCCGTGGTTATGAATCTGCTTTACTTGGTACAAGCAGAGTTTTTGACAGAAATTATAAAGGTAAAATTGACGATCTGAGAATCTACAACAGGGTGCTTACATATGATGAAATTATTGCACTGTTCAGCCTTCCATGTAATTTTGAAATAACAGGTAATCAAAATTTCTGCCAGGGTGAGAAAGATGTTTTGTTTTCAGTCCCATATATCGCAGATTTAGACTATGAATGGGATTATTCAGGAACAGGAGCAGATTTAACCGCTGATAAAAATTTACTTCAAATTGATTTCTCTGAAAATGCAACCTCTGGAACAGTAAGCGTTTCCGTCCACAGAGCCGGTATACGTATCGATCAGTCTGATCTGGAAATACATGTAAAGGAACTTCCCGGAGATCCCGGGATAATTTCCGGACCTACAGAACTGTGCAAAGATGATGGGCCTTATATCTTTTCAATTCCTGAAATTACAAATGCATTACAGTACGAGTGGAGTTTTACCGGAAATGACGCTGACTTGCTAGTAAATTTAAACTCTCTGACTCTTTATTTGTATGGCAATGCTTCAAGTGGCAGCTTAACAGTATCCGGGATAAATCAATGCGGAGAAAAGACTTCACAGGCACATCCCTTGATTGTGAAGACTTGCGATAATTCTTCGCTGCAGATTAATATCCCCAATTCCTTTTCTCCGAACGGTGATAATGTAAATGATGTATTTTTTATTCGTGGATTAACCGAAGGCACTTCAGTAACAATATTCGACTCCAACGGAAAAACGCTTTACTCGAATGATAATTATGACAATGAATGGACTGGAATTGATACGGACGGCAATGTTCTTCAGAACGGAACATATTGGTATGTTATACAGATTCCGGGGCTTAATACCGTACTGAAAGGATTTGTTTATATCAAAAGATGA
- a CDS encoding glycosyltransferase: protein MQKVLIITYYWPPSGGSAVLRWLKFSKYLCQFGWEPVIYTPSNPEPQEYDESLLADIPDHLEVIKTRIVEPYSIYKFLTGKKKNERLGVALMNEGRKLGVIGRASLWIRSNFFIPDPRMLWIRPSVNFLIKYMQQHPVSAVVTTGPPHSMHLIGYHLKRKTGVKWMADFRDPWTNIDFYKELSLTRIADMLHHKLERKVLFNADRIITVSPGMTDEFRLMGSKNVTTITNGFDEGSTGVHNNISDKFSILHLGSMPRSRNPENLWMVLSDLIKADQEFSKLLEIRLIGKVDHSVMESLEKHKLSSFVRMESYIPHNATPQILSSSSLLLLCINNTPNAKGILTNKFFEYLSTKRPILAIGPEDGDAASILNESGAGKAFGYNEIVKLKEHMAELFRLFTTQNLSVNSVGIDKYSRRILTEQLSILLNQM, encoded by the coding sequence TTGCAAAAAGTCCTTATTATAACTTATTACTGGCCACCAAGCGGAGGATCAGCTGTACTCCGCTGGCTTAAGTTTTCTAAATACCTCTGCCAGTTTGGCTGGGAGCCCGTTATTTATACTCCATCCAATCCCGAGCCACAGGAATATGATGAATCACTTCTTGCAGATATACCGGATCACCTGGAAGTAATCAAAACAAGAATTGTAGAGCCCTATTCCATTTACAAATTCCTTACAGGGAAAAAGAAAAATGAACGGCTTGGTGTAGCGCTGATGAATGAAGGAAGGAAACTGGGAGTTATCGGCCGGGCATCTCTTTGGATACGCAGCAATTTTTTTATTCCTGACCCCAGGATGTTATGGATAAGGCCATCGGTGAATTTCCTGATTAAATACATGCAACAACACCCTGTCAGCGCCGTTGTAACAACAGGGCCACCTCATAGTATGCATCTTATAGGTTATCATCTGAAAAGAAAAACAGGTGTGAAATGGATGGCCGATTTCAGGGATCCCTGGACAAACATTGATTTTTATAAAGAACTATCGCTTACACGCATTGCCGATATGCTGCATCATAAACTGGAGAGAAAAGTGCTTTTCAATGCGGACCGGATAATCACCGTTTCGCCCGGTATGACAGATGAATTCAGGTTAATGGGGTCAAAAAATGTAACAACCATTACAAATGGCTTCGATGAGGGTTCAACCGGTGTACATAATAATATATCTGATAAATTCTCCATTCTGCATTTAGGTTCGATGCCCCGCTCACGAAATCCTGAAAACCTTTGGATGGTTTTGTCAGACCTTATAAAGGCAGATCAGGAGTTCAGTAAACTTCTTGAAATAAGATTGATCGGTAAGGTTGACCATTCAGTGATGGAAAGCCTTGAAAAACATAAATTAAGTTCATTTGTAAGAATGGAATCTTACATCCCTCACAATGCGACACCTCAAATCCTATCCTCCTCCTCTCTTCTCCTGCTATGCATTAACAATACCCCCAATGCAAAGGGAATTCTTACAAATAAATTTTTCGAATATCTTTCGACCAAAAGGCCTATACTGGCTATAGGACCTGAAGACGGTGATGCTGCCTCCATATTAAACGAATCAGGTGCAGGAAAGGCGTTCGGGTACAATGAAATTGTTAAGTTAAAAGAGCACATGGCTGAGTTATTCCGGTTATTTACAACACAGAATTTATCCGTGAATTCGGTTGGAATTGATAAATACTCAAGAAGGATTCTTACAGAACAGCTTTCGATCCTTTTAAACCAAATGTAA
- the wecB gene encoding UDP-N-acetylglucosamine 2-epimerase (non-hydrolyzing), giving the protein MKKLITIIGARPQFIKAAAVSREIRNSGTIKEIIIHTGQHFDENMSSVFFKEMDIPTPDYQLEINSLTHGAMTGRMMESIEKILVSEKPDIVLVYGDTNTTLAGALTARKLDIQVAHVEAGLRSFNMKMPEEVNRIVTDRISDILFCPTDTAIRNLKNEGFDHFSCKIEKSGDVMYDAALFYGAISHERSKIITTLDLKKDEFIVCTIHRQENTDSVQNLQNIITSLNKINKIKKVVLPLHPRTRKIMEAGGLNPDFNVIEPLGYFDIVELLKHCSLVITDSGGMQKEAFFFDKFCITVRNETEWTELVDNGYNYLAGPDESKILKAYSEIQNRTFVNHHHFYGQGNASRKIIEAIS; this is encoded by the coding sequence TTGAAAAAATTAATCACCATAATAGGCGCCAGGCCGCAGTTCATTAAGGCTGCTGCAGTGAGCAGGGAAATCCGTAATTCAGGTACAATAAAAGAAATCATTATCCATACCGGTCAGCATTTTGATGAAAACATGTCTTCGGTTTTCTTTAAGGAAATGGATATACCAACACCGGATTACCAGCTTGAGATTAACAGTCTTACTCATGGGGCCATGACTGGCAGGATGATGGAATCAATCGAGAAGATTCTTGTCAGTGAAAAACCTGATATTGTATTAGTTTACGGTGATACAAACACCACACTGGCCGGTGCTCTCACAGCCAGGAAACTTGACATTCAGGTAGCCCATGTGGAAGCCGGTCTCCGGTCCTTTAACATGAAAATGCCCGAAGAGGTAAACCGTATAGTTACCGACAGAATTTCAGATATTTTATTCTGTCCTACTGATACCGCCATCCGTAATCTGAAGAACGAAGGTTTTGATCATTTCAGCTGCAAAATTGAAAAATCAGGTGATGTTATGTATGATGCAGCCCTGTTTTATGGTGCCATATCCCATGAACGATCGAAAATTATAACTACTCTGGATCTGAAAAAAGACGAATTCATAGTTTGCACCATTCACCGCCAGGAAAATACAGATTCCGTACAAAATCTTCAGAATATCATAACCTCCCTGAATAAAATTAATAAAATTAAGAAAGTCGTTCTTCCTCTTCATCCGAGAACCCGCAAGATCATGGAGGCAGGCGGACTGAACCCTGATTTCAACGTTATTGAACCATTAGGGTATTTTGATATAGTTGAACTGCTTAAACACTGTTCGCTAGTAATAACCGACAGTGGTGGAATGCAGAAGGAAGCCTTTTTCTTTGACAAATTCTGTATCACTGTCCGGAATGAGACCGAATGGACTGAACTTGTGGATAACGGTTACAATTACCTGGCCGGTCCTGATGAAAGTAAAATCCTGAAAGCTTATTCTGAAATTCAGAACCGGACATTTGTGAATCATCATCATTTCTACGGACAGGGCAATGCAAGCCGGAAAATCATCGAAGCGATTTCCTGA
- a CDS encoding oligosaccharide flippase family protein, whose product MLDNIKSAAKGTIIYGFANVSIKLIGVILIPIYTNYKYLSKTDFGVLGIMDISYQLVIIVFGLALYQSLARWYFDPQHKDSQKSMHFTVIALNGFLCAITFLFVYRYSTKLSGLLFDSPDYGRLVWIMFASASVNILTTVSMMLLRLQEKALKYATISVIKLLVTLSVTVFLVVKMHRSVLGVYEATLIGELTGLVLISRDIIRNSVLKFEFQKLVNMLGYGFPLMLAAVSTVLLNTIDRYSLNYLADLDAVGTYTLAFRISNTIKVVVITSIQLSLVPIFFKKLGDGDLKRFISKSMNYSALIVMLTVVGISIYSIEIIKVFSSNMSYWKAAEIVPILAFSMVFVMMKENVLIGLQITKSSFTMGTLIALTALFNLGMNMLLIPKYVLYGAAASTIISQIGMFLLFYFVAQRKYSIPYELKNLFVLIFIGFILYLISIISDDWNLLARLAFKTALMISYPFLLIMVRFFEPIEIQRGMEFLRKYRNKIFRKSLR is encoded by the coding sequence ATGCTTGACAATATTAAATCAGCAGCCAAGGGTACAATCATTTACGGATTTGCCAATGTTTCCATCAAGCTAATCGGAGTAATACTTATTCCTATATATACAAACTACAAGTATCTGTCAAAAACGGATTTCGGTGTATTGGGCATAATGGATATTTCTTACCAACTTGTAATTATTGTTTTCGGGCTTGCCTTGTATCAGTCACTTGCACGTTGGTATTTTGACCCTCAGCACAAAGATTCACAAAAATCGATGCATTTTACTGTAATTGCATTAAACGGATTTTTGTGTGCTATTACATTTCTGTTTGTATACAGATATTCTACAAAGCTTTCCGGGTTGCTTTTTGATTCACCGGATTACGGAAGGCTTGTCTGGATTATGTTTGCCAGTGCTTCGGTAAATATACTGACAACTGTTTCAATGATGTTGCTGAGGTTGCAGGAAAAAGCGCTGAAATATGCCACCATCAGTGTTATAAAACTCCTCGTTACCTTATCGGTTACTGTTTTTCTTGTTGTTAAAATGCACAGGAGCGTTCTGGGTGTTTATGAAGCTACGCTGATAGGCGAATTAACAGGACTGGTTTTGATTTCAAGGGATATTATAAGAAACAGCGTCCTGAAATTTGAATTTCAGAAACTTGTTAATATGCTGGGCTACGGATTTCCCCTGATGCTGGCTGCTGTATCAACCGTGCTCTTAAATACAATCGACAGGTATTCCCTGAATTACCTGGCTGATTTGGATGCTGTAGGTACCTACACTCTGGCTTTCAGGATTTCAAATACTATCAAAGTAGTTGTTATCACTTCCATTCAGCTTTCACTCGTACCAATTTTCTTTAAGAAACTGGGTGACGGAGATCTGAAGCGTTTTATTTCTAAAAGCATGAACTACAGTGCGCTCATAGTGATGCTGACCGTTGTTGGAATTTCAATTTACAGTATTGAAATCATCAAAGTTTTTTCCTCCAATATGTCATACTGGAAAGCGGCAGAAATAGTTCCGATATTGGCCTTCTCCATGGTTTTTGTGATGATGAAGGAAAATGTGCTGATCGGATTGCAGATCACGAAGAGTTCTTTTACCATGGGAACTCTGATAGCCTTAACCGCTTTATTCAATCTGGGGATGAACATGCTGCTGATTCCAAAATACGTTCTTTATGGTGCAGCAGCATCCACTATCATTTCTCAAATCGGGATGTTTTTACTCTTTTATTTCGTTGCACAGCGAAAATACAGCATCCCGTATGAACTTAAGAACCTCTTTGTTTTAATATTCATCGGGTTTATCCTGTATCTTATTTCAATCATTTCAGATGACTGGAATTTATTGGCCCGCCTTGCATTCAAAACAGCTTTAATGATTTCGTACCCTTTTCTGCTTATAATGGTACGATTCTTTGAACCTATAGAAATTCAAAGAGGCATGGAATTTTTAAGAAAGTACAGGAATAAGATTTTCAGGAAATCGCTTCGATGA
- a CDS encoding glycosyltransferase family 4 protein, whose product MKILMVLDKEFPPDERVEKEAITLVQAGHSVSIATYTLNGREPIENKDGYTIYRRKISRLMFKSSAAILLHPFYFLYWKRYLTSLFTQERYDAIHIHDLPLAKTGYYIAQKYKCKLVCDQHEFYSNWIVRTKHYTNLCGRLILRPFSYWKPYEKKYLKRADLVITVAEPLREIYINRVGISPDKIITVPNTPSFGNFNIDKVDSEIIERYSGRFVLFYAGGFDHLRGIDFILKALARLKNEIKEIVFLLAGKENRAFDLKSLIQEYHVKDVTELAGFVPIEKLSSYVAASNVCLFVPRADNLEINNTIVTKIYQYAAMGKPIIVSEAKKMKEFVESNQIGFSVPYGNIEELCRIIKEIHGNPGIADSVKLKAVNIARDNMWEITSKPLTESYLKLISQYYA is encoded by the coding sequence ATGAAAATACTAATGGTTCTCGACAAGGAATTTCCTCCTGATGAACGGGTGGAAAAAGAAGCAATCACACTTGTTCAGGCCGGGCATTCCGTATCGATTGCCACCTATACGCTTAACGGAAGAGAACCAATAGAAAATAAGGACGGATATACGATTTACAGAAGAAAGATTTCCCGCCTGATGTTTAAAAGTTCTGCAGCCATATTGCTGCACCCGTTTTATTTCCTGTACTGGAAGCGTTATCTGACAAGTTTGTTCACGCAGGAAAGATATGATGCCATACATATACATGATCTTCCATTGGCTAAAACCGGGTATTATATAGCTCAGAAGTATAAGTGCAAACTGGTATGTGATCAGCATGAGTTTTACAGCAACTGGATTGTGAGGACGAAACACTATACAAATCTTTGCGGAAGATTAATACTCCGACCTTTCAGCTATTGGAAACCATATGAGAAAAAATATCTGAAAAGGGCGGATCTTGTTATAACCGTAGCTGAACCGTTACGCGAAATTTATATTAACCGGGTCGGAATTTCACCCGATAAAATTATCACTGTTCCAAATACTCCTTCCTTTGGCAATTTTAACATTGATAAGGTAGATAGTGAAATCATTGAACGATATTCCGGCAGGTTTGTACTGTTTTATGCCGGTGGATTTGATCATTTGAGAGGTATTGATTTTATCCTGAAGGCACTTGCACGCTTGAAAAATGAAATAAAGGAAATTGTATTTCTGTTAGCTGGCAAGGAAAACAGGGCATTTGACCTTAAATCACTGATACAGGAATATCACGTTAAAGATGTGACCGAATTGGCCGGTTTTGTTCCTATTGAGAAATTATCATCGTATGTGGCCGCCAGCAATGTGTGTTTATTCGTGCCCAGGGCGGATAACCTTGAAATTAACAATACTATTGTGACTAAAATCTATCAGTATGCCGCAATGGGAAAGCCAATAATTGTCAGTGAGGCAAAGAAAATGAAAGAATTTGTCGAATCGAATCAGATTGGATTTTCTGTTCCATATGGAAATATCGAGGAACTATGCCGTATAATAAAAGAAATCCATGGGAACCCCGGTATTGCAGATTCTGTGAAATTAAAGGCAGTTAATATCGCAAGAGACAACATGTGGGAAATCACTTCGAAACCGCTAACCGAATCTTATCTGAAATTGATCTCTCAATACTATGCTTGA
- the rffA gene encoding dTDP-4-amino-4,6-dideoxygalactose transaminase, translated as MIPFNKPYLTGNETKYIEQAVQSGKISGNGDFTKKCQNFFEQRYAFTKTLLTTSCTDALEMSAILSDIKPGDEVIVPSYTFVSTALAFVRQGAKIIFADSRSDHPCMDTDHIEHLITKASRAIVPVHYAGVACDMDKVMDLAGKYNLVVIEDAAQAIDSQYKGRQLGGIGHLSSFSFHETKNINSGEGGLLAINDEQYLKRAEIIWEKGTNRAEFFRGEVNKYGWVDIGSSFLPSEIIAAYLWAQLECIDRIQQKRVALWNRYYDGLIDWAPEQGIMLPFIPDYATNNGHMFYLVCNNHEQQQRLINKLKRQGILAVFHYLSLHKSDYYKDKYTGESLQNADWYSDCLIRLPLYYELKNEEVDFIISVIKSEE; from the coding sequence ATGATTCCTTTTAATAAGCCATACTTAACAGGCAATGAAACGAAATATATTGAACAGGCTGTTCAATCGGGGAAAATTTCAGGTAATGGGGACTTCACCAAAAAATGCCAGAATTTTTTCGAACAACGGTATGCATTCACAAAGACCTTGCTTACTACTTCCTGCACGGATGCTCTTGAAATGTCCGCCATACTATCCGATATTAAACCGGGCGATGAGGTAATAGTACCTTCATATACATTTGTATCCACTGCATTAGCTTTTGTAAGACAAGGAGCAAAGATAATTTTTGCTGACAGCAGGAGTGATCATCCCTGTATGGATACTGACCATATTGAGCATCTTATTACAAAAGCCAGCCGGGCAATAGTGCCGGTACATTATGCCGGGGTTGCCTGCGATATGGATAAGGTTATGGATCTTGCCGGAAAGTATAACCTCGTTGTAATAGAAGATGCTGCCCAGGCGATTGATTCACAATATAAAGGCCGGCAATTGGGAGGTATCGGGCATCTTTCATCTTTTTCATTTCATGAAACCAAAAACATAAATTCAGGTGAAGGCGGTTTGCTTGCCATCAACGATGAGCAATACCTAAAAAGAGCTGAAATTATATGGGAAAAAGGAACCAACCGTGCTGAATTTTTCAGGGGTGAAGTAAATAAATACGGGTGGGTCGACATTGGGTCTTCATTCCTTCCGTCTGAAATCATTGCAGCGTATTTGTGGGCACAACTCGAATGTATTGATAGAATTCAGCAAAAACGCGTTGCGCTGTGGAACAGGTATTATGATGGATTGATTGACTGGGCTCCGGAACAGGGCATAATGCTTCCTTTTATTCCGGATTATGCCACAAACAATGGCCACATGTTTTACCTGGTTTGCAATAACCATGAGCAACAGCAAAGACTGATCAACAAATTGAAAAGACAGGGAATCCTGGCTGTATTTCATTACCTGAGCCTGCATAAATCTGATTATTATAAGGATAAATACACCGGAGAGTCGTTACAAAATGCAGACTGGTATTCGGATTGCCTTATACGTCTTCCCTTATATTATGAACTGAAGAATGAAGAAGTCGACTTTATCATTTCAGTCATTAAAAGTGAAGAATAG